The Streptomyces sp. 11x1 genomic sequence ATAGCCCTGCGGGTGGAGCTCGGTGCGTACGACCGCGGTCCGGGCGTGCGCCGGACGGGGGCCGACCTGCCGCCCGTGCTGGGGCGCGGGCGCGACCCGCAGCCGGGCGGTGGGCGCGTCCCCGCACTCACCGTCGTCGCTGCCCCCGTTGCCACCCACACCCCCCGCGCCGCCACTGCCGCTCGCGGCCACGCCCCCGCCGCGCGCCGCGTGCGCCCGCGTGGTCCGGGCGGGGCCGACCCGCGAGAGCGCGCCGGCCGCCCGCCCGGGTCCGGCCCGCCCTGGAGACGGCGCGCGGTGCCCCACGGCGACGGGGCCCCTGGACCGCCGGATCACGATCACGAAGGCGAGGAGCAGGAGAGCGAGCAGGAGCGCCATCCAGAACGCGGTCCAGGTGGCGTTGCTGTAGCCGGCTTCGGAGGCTTCGGGGACGGTGGTGCCGGCCGGGTCGTCCGTCTCGCCGTCCGCGCCACCTGGGCTGGGACCGCCTGATGAGGGCGAGGTGTTGGGGCTCGGGTTGTTGTCGGTGTCATGGATGGTGAAGCTGTTGGCATCCGGATCGGCGGCGTGGTCGGCCAGGTCCGATCCCTTGAGCGGGTCCGACCCCTCGCCGGGGCCGACCTTGCCGCAGAGCTTGTCCGTTCCTGCGCAGAAGCCGCTCGCCTTCAGATCCCCCAGCGTCGACTTCTCCAGCCGGTCGATCTTGGCGCCAGGGTGAATGAGCAGGCCCTTGGCGAAGAGGAGCAGCGCCGTACCGCCCTGCCCCGTATGCACACCCTCCGGTACCCGCACCACCAAGGGGTGGGCTTTGGCATTCAGCAGTCGGGACACTTCGCGCTGCTCATCGCCCATGGCTTGGTACTCCAAGGGCCCCTCAAGCGTGATCAGCACGGGTCCCTCGTCCGCGCGGTCGATCCAGCACACCAGCCGTTGTTTGAACCCCTCGGCCGGACACGATCTCGCGGCCGAGGCGGAGCCCCCTGGCACCCACGCGACCAACAGCACCACCAGCACACCGAGAAACGACAAACGCCCGATCGCACCCATCGCCCCAACCCCCCGTGGCCTGAAAGGCACGCCCCCGCGGCCCTGAAAAAGCCCACCCAATAGTGGAGCAGGCAGCCGGGCGACCGGAAGGGTTTGACGATTTCCACCGATGGAATTACGGCGAGTTGCGCCGACGTTCGATCAGTATGCTTTTCACTTCTACAACTTGAACACCTGGCGACAACGACTGAACATCTGCCGCGCCCGTTCCACCCAGTCATTGGCCAGAGCGTCAAAGTCCGCCTGGGTCATCCGGCACGTCAACGGCAGATCGCAGACTCCGGCGAGACAGGGGCGAGGCCCGCGGACGTCCCACACGGAAAGCATGGGGTTCAGCTGTTCGGTATTCCACGCGTTCGACGCGGCCGCGGCAATGGCGAGTTGGTCCTGTCGGAGGAAATTCCCGTCCGTCGCGAAGGCCACCAGAAGCCTCTTGGTGGTCATGAATCGCAGGGTGACCACCCGCCCCGCCTCATGGAGATCGAATTGCAGGGAGACGGAGACGGTGTCATGGACCGTGTGGTAATTCCGCCGCGCCACCCAGCTCTGCACCAACTGCCGCCAGTGCGTACCGAGGTCGTATATCTCGGCGTTGCGCCCCGGGTACGAGTCACGGCCGTCGCGACCGGGGAAGGAGTCTCGCCCCGGGTGGGACTCACGGCCCGGGTAGGAGTCAGGAACCGTCACGGACCACCGCCCCCGCGACCATGGCGTCGGTCAGCCCGGCGTCGAGCAGCGCCTGCGCGTGCAGCATCAGACAGGAGGGGACGGACTCGCTCGTCGTACGGCGCAGATGGCGCTCCCTCAGCTCCTCGTACCGCACCTCGATGGTCCGGGCCACCTGGGGCGGCGGCCATGCCTCGACGCGGGTCTCCTCCTCCACCAACTCGGCCAGGATCTCGGCGAGTCGGGGCCGCTCCTCGGGCCGCTTGGCCAGGCATCGGGCGATGAGCGGCCGCAGCGCGGGCGGTACGCCGTCGAGCCGTGGCTCCCCTCGTACGACCTCCACGCGCACCGCCTCTCCGCTGCCGTGCGGCGGGCGGCCGGTGAGCGCGTAGACCAGGACGCCGCCCAGGGAGAACACGTCGCTCGGCGGGCCGACGCGGTCGCCGCGGATCTGCTCGGGCGACATGAACGGCGGGGTGCCGACGACGACGCCGACACGGGTGAGGCCGGGGGCCCCGTCCACACGGGAGATGCCGAAGTCGATGACGCGGGGGCCGTCCTGGGCGAGCAGGACGTTCGCCGGCTTGAGGTCGCGGTGGATCACATGGGCGGCGTGGATGGCCTGCAACGCCTCGACGAGACCGGCGCCGAGGGGGCGGACCTGGGCCTCGGGGAGGGGGCCGTCGGCACGGACCGCTTCCGCGAGGGAGGGACCGGGGACGTACAGCGTGGCCAGCCAGGGGAGTTCGGCGGTGGGGTCGGCGTCGACGACGGCGGCGGTGTAGGCGCCGCTGACCACGCGGGCGGCGGCGACCTCGCGGGCGAAGCGTTCGCGGAACTCGGGTTCGGCGGCGAGTTCGGGGCGGGCGACCTTGACGGCGACCTCTCGGCCGGCGGGTGAGCGGCCCAGGTAGACCCAGCCCATGCCGCCGGAGCCGAGGCGGCCGACTATCTTGTACGGGCCGATCTTCATGGGGTCACTTACGGGTGTGCGCACCCCGGTCACCTCATTTCGGGGTTCGGTGCGGATGTCCCGAGTGTCCCGCGAAATCCGGTGCGCGGCAGCCCTTTTCGCCCCCTCCGCCCC encodes the following:
- a CDS encoding serine/threonine-protein kinase — its product is MRTPVSDPMKIGPYKIVGRLGSGGMGWVYLGRSPAGREVAVKVARPELAAEPEFRERFAREVAAARVVSGAYTAAVVDADPTAELPWLATLYVPGPSLAEAVRADGPLPEAQVRPLGAGLVEALQAIHAAHVIHRDLKPANVLLAQDGPRVIDFGISRVDGAPGLTRVGVVVGTPPFMSPEQIRGDRVGPPSDVFSLGGVLVYALTGRPPHGSGEAVRVEVVRGEPRLDGVPPALRPLIARCLAKRPEERPRLAEILAELVEEETRVEAWPPPQVARTIEVRYEELRERHLRRTTSESVPSCLMLHAQALLDAGLTDAMVAGAVVRDGS